A genomic region of Luteibacter aegosomatissinici contains the following coding sequences:
- a CDS encoding efflux transporter outer membrane subunit: MRLHTLVAAIGAAFVLSGCVTSRGLETQGHLTDPATLHAEQSLAKGEGATSAWPAADWWTGLGDARLSGLIEEALKDNPNLAAADARVRQAQAQAGAADANRDPTFNVGGGAAGAHLPQGLVGNELGHFSWTKYGYGNFNWDLDLWGGKRDAFEAAVGSQRAAEVDARAARIEISTNVTRAYVQLGYAFDQMDVAKAELDRSRASRDLTKQRVAAGVDNQIQVKQSDSEVASAEREMAVAQRAIDSARTSLSVLLGKGPDRGIDIGRPTTLQPAAIAVPANVPADILGHRADLVAARWRVEAAAKDIDSAKKEFLPNVTLGVLAAQVAGGSDNLFSSAARFWQVLPAVSLPIYDGGRRRANLAGKDAQYDLAVAQYNQTLVGAVNEVADDLSGLDSLNAQMQAQQRAHDAAQQAYDLAQQRYKAGVGSYLDALSVRQQLLEAEQRLVALRAEQVDTSVQLIQALGGGFRPEAGDQPVADAATR, encoded by the coding sequence ATGCGTCTGCACACTCTCGTGGCGGCCATCGGTGCCGCCTTCGTCCTTTCCGGCTGCGTCACCAGCCGCGGACTGGAAACGCAGGGCCACCTGACCGACCCGGCCACCCTCCACGCCGAGCAGAGCCTCGCCAAGGGCGAAGGCGCCACGTCCGCGTGGCCGGCGGCCGACTGGTGGACGGGGCTGGGCGATGCCCGCCTGTCCGGCCTGATCGAAGAAGCGCTGAAGGACAACCCGAACCTGGCGGCCGCCGATGCGCGCGTGCGCCAGGCCCAGGCGCAGGCCGGTGCGGCCGACGCCAACCGCGATCCCACCTTCAACGTGGGTGGCGGCGCGGCCGGCGCGCACCTGCCGCAGGGCCTGGTCGGTAACGAACTCGGTCACTTCAGCTGGACGAAGTACGGCTACGGCAACTTCAACTGGGACCTGGACCTGTGGGGCGGCAAGCGCGATGCGTTCGAAGCCGCCGTGGGCTCGCAGCGTGCCGCCGAAGTGGACGCCCGCGCCGCCCGCATCGAGATCTCGACCAACGTCACCCGCGCCTACGTGCAGCTGGGTTACGCATTCGACCAGATGGACGTGGCGAAGGCCGAGCTGGACCGCAGCCGTGCCTCGCGTGACCTGACCAAGCAGCGCGTTGCCGCCGGCGTGGATAACCAGATCCAGGTGAAGCAGTCAGATAGCGAAGTCGCATCCGCCGAGCGCGAAATGGCGGTGGCCCAGCGCGCGATCGACTCCGCGCGTACCTCGCTCAGCGTACTGCTGGGCAAGGGCCCGGATCGCGGTATCGACATCGGCCGTCCCACCACCCTGCAGCCTGCCGCGATCGCCGTACCGGCCAACGTGCCTGCCGATATCCTCGGCCACCGCGCCGACCTGGTCGCCGCGCGCTGGCGCGTTGAAGCCGCCGCGAAGGATATCGATTCGGCGAAGAAGGAGTTCCTGCCCAACGTGACCCTGGGCGTGCTCGCCGCGCAGGTCGCCGGTGGTTCGGACAACCTGTTCTCGTCGGCGGCGCGCTTCTGGCAGGTGCTGCCCGCGGTGAGCCTGCCGATCTACGACGGTGGCCGCCGCCGCGCCAACCTGGCCGGCAAGGACGCGCAGTACGACCTCGCCGTGGCCCAGTACAACCAGACCCTGGTCGGCGCGGTGAATGAGGTCGCCGACGATCTGTCGGGCCTGGATTCGCTGAATGCACAGATGCAGGCGCAGCAGCGTGCGCACGACGCCGCGCAGCAGGCCTACGACCTGGCCCAGCAGCGCTACAAGGCCGGCGTGGGCAGCTACCTCGACGCGCTCTCGGTGCGCCAGCAGTTGCTCGAAGCCGAACAGCGCCTCGTCGCGCTGCGCGCCGAGCAGGTCGACACGTCCGTGCAACTTATCCAGGCGCTCGGTGGCGGCTTCCGCCCCGAAGCCGGCGACCAGCCGGTCGCCGACGCCGCTACCCGCTAA
- a CDS encoding MarR family winged helix-turn-helix transcriptional regulator produces MNTNLCISPDGRDSLGALIGMVRGEIVRAIEADLAALGADLKFTQFHVLKRLANMGPMTATELARAVDLDGGAMTRQLDQLEAKGYLRRQPHEQDRRALRIDLTEAGLALWRHLHESNVATLERAQKDLSAEERSQLLDYLQRVLCVLRDKN; encoded by the coding sequence ATGAATACCAACCTGTGCATTTCCCCGGACGGCCGCGATAGCCTCGGCGCCCTCATCGGCATGGTCCGCGGCGAAATCGTACGGGCCATCGAGGCGGACCTGGCTGCGCTGGGCGCCGACCTGAAGTTCACCCAGTTCCACGTGCTCAAGCGCCTCGCCAACATGGGCCCGATGACGGCCACCGAGCTGGCCCGTGCCGTGGACCTGGATGGCGGCGCCATGACCCGCCAGCTGGACCAGCTGGAAGCCAAGGGTTACCTGCGCCGCCAGCCGCATGAGCAGGACCGCCGCGCGCTGCGCATCGACCTCACCGAGGCCGGCCTGGCGCTTTGGCGCCACCTGCACGAAAGCAATGTCGCCACGCTCGAGCGCGCGCAGAAGGATCTGTCAGCGGAAGAACGCAGCCAGCTACTCGATTACCTGCAGCGCGTGCTCTGCGTGCTGCGCGACAAGAACTGA
- a CDS encoding AraC family transcriptional regulator, with translation MEKSEFHEMFDRADGPPLLAYAMERETSLMEIDWHQHVRGQFFYVEQGLIVTRTDRGTYLLPPHRAGWMPPGLMHTVTISGPSRAWGVFVSPDASRGLPEHACVVGVDDVFRAVVKRVATWAPDADTTPERERLLAVLLDEIRHAPVERMHLPMPLDRRLRRVAMAMVEHPEDTRSIDEWAAWAGLSVRTLTRLFREETQCSVAQWRQTARLTRALERLAEGEAVATIADSLGYATPSAFVAMFRKAFGDTPGRYLSRQAAAA, from the coding sequence ATGGAAAAATCTGAGTTCCATGAGATGTTCGACCGGGCCGATGGCCCGCCCCTGCTCGCCTACGCCATGGAGCGCGAAACGAGCCTGATGGAGATCGACTGGCACCAGCATGTGCGTGGCCAGTTTTTCTATGTAGAGCAGGGCCTTATCGTTACCCGAACAGACCGCGGCACCTACCTGTTGCCGCCGCATCGCGCGGGATGGATGCCGCCGGGCCTGATGCACACGGTGACGATTTCGGGCCCCAGCCGGGCCTGGGGCGTGTTTGTATCGCCCGATGCCTCGCGCGGCCTCCCCGAGCACGCCTGCGTCGTCGGCGTGGATGACGTGTTCCGGGCTGTCGTGAAGCGCGTGGCGACCTGGGCGCCCGATGCGGACACGACCCCGGAGCGCGAGCGCCTGCTCGCCGTGCTGCTGGACGAGATCCGCCACGCGCCGGTGGAACGCATGCATCTGCCCATGCCCCTCGACCGGCGCCTGCGCCGCGTGGCCATGGCGATGGTGGAGCACCCGGAGGACACCCGCAGCATCGACGAGTGGGCGGCCTGGGCGGGCCTTTCCGTGCGCACGCTTACCCGGCTGTTCCGCGAGGAGACCCAGTGCAGCGTGGCGCAATGGCGGCAGACCGCCCGGCTCACCCGGGCACTGGAACGCCTGGCCGAAGGCGAGGCCGTTGCCACGATCGCCGATTCGCTCGGCTACGCCACGCCCAGTGCGTTCGTCGCGATGTTCCGCAAGGCCTTCGGCGATACACCGGGGCGTTATCTGTCGCGCCAGGCGGCGGCTGCGTAA
- a CDS encoding response regulator: protein MNPAAPRVLVIDDEAQIRRFLDIGLRAEGYQVVLASNGAEGLGLAATQSPDLVVLDIGLPDMEGHDVLRELRTWSQVPVLMLSVRDAETEKVKALDSGANDYVTKPFGIQELMARLRVLLRQGAKAGEPEAPVRYDDGSLIVDLARREVFLDGAAVALTRKEFAVLSMLVRHPGRVVSQQQILRDIWGPTHVQDTHYLRIVMGKLRQKLGDDATTPRWLKTEPGVGYRFPAN from the coding sequence ATGAATCCTGCTGCCCCGCGTGTCCTGGTGATCGATGACGAAGCGCAGATCCGCCGCTTCCTCGATATCGGCCTGCGCGCGGAGGGCTACCAGGTGGTGCTCGCCAGCAACGGTGCCGAAGGCCTTGGCCTGGCGGCCACGCAATCGCCCGACCTGGTCGTGCTCGATATCGGCTTGCCGGACATGGAAGGCCACGATGTACTGCGTGAGCTGCGCACGTGGAGCCAGGTGCCGGTGCTGATGCTCTCCGTGCGCGATGCGGAGACGGAGAAGGTCAAGGCCCTGGATAGCGGGGCCAACGATTACGTGACCAAGCCGTTCGGCATCCAGGAGCTCATGGCACGCCTGCGCGTGTTGTTGCGCCAGGGTGCGAAGGCGGGCGAGCCCGAGGCACCCGTGCGCTACGATGACGGCTCGCTGATTGTGGACCTGGCCCGGCGTGAAGTATTTCTCGACGGCGCCGCGGTCGCGCTGACCCGCAAGGAGTTCGCGGTACTGTCCATGCTGGTGCGCCACCCCGGCCGCGTGGTGAGCCAGCAGCAGATCCTGCGTGACATCTGGGGCCCGACCCATGTGCAGGACACGCACTACCTGCGCATCGTGATGGGCAAGCTGCGCCAGAAGCTGGGCGATGACGCCACGACGCCGCGCTGGCTGAAGACCGAACCCGGCGTAGGCTACCGTTTTCCGGCCAATTAG